The genomic stretch GAGCGTGCCGTCGTCCCCGACTTCGGCCAGGGCCATCGGGCGCGAGCGAAGTTGGCCTTCGGCGTTACGCGTAACGAGCATCGCCATATCGAAGCCATGCAGCAGGTCGTGGAGTTTGTCGAACGGTCGCGTGCTCATGATGGGATTGATCCTAGTGAAATGTTTCTTGTTTGGCTTGCCCCGGCGTTTCGTATCGCAAAGGAAATGCCAAACCATGTTTCAAGTCGCACGGCGCCCTCCCTTGCCCGTTTGCACATGTCGGCTGGACGCAAAACGACCGACGTGCGTCATGCTAAATCAAACTTCGACGAGAAATAAAGACGCCCAACCAAACTGTCGGCGAGTCTGGCCGGGCGGACAACCCAGCATGGCCTGGTAGACCACCTGCGGTTGTGTCGGGTCGCCGCCACCGTGTCGGACCGTCCTCGAACAATTTGACGTTGCCAATTGTTCTCGCCCGCCGGTGATAGGTGCGGAAACCCCGCGGGACCAAGAGAATCGGTTTCTCCTCGACGGTCTGACGCACCTCGTCTTCGTTAGCGGTCCGTCCGGCGATATGCAACGCGTATGCCGCGGACGGCCTCGACCGATCCACTGCGCGACATTGGTATGAGATTGGCGTAAGGCGCAAGGAGGCGGCATGCAACTATTGATTGAGGAGGATCCACATGGCCTGGTATCGCACGACAACGGACGAAGCGAGCGGGGGCGGCGTCGGCTTCGGATTTGTGTTGCTGGTTGTGTTCGTGATCGTCGTCCTAATCGCGATCGCCACCGGCGTCGTTTGCCTTCGACGCACCGGCGACACGACGGAAATCATCATTGACGAGCGGAGAATTGAAGCGACCACGGAGAAAGCCGTCGAACACGGCAAGTCCGTCCTGCGCGAGACGGGCGAGAAACTTCAAGACCTCGGCGAGCCGGACAGCGCGGTGGAGAACAGCGCCCGCGAGCCGGGCGATTGAACGCCGCTCGACTCCTGTGTCGCACTCAATTCGCGCCCAGATCGCGTCATTTCAATGTCGTACCGTCGGATTGCGATCGACGCGAACTCAGCAAATCTGCGCGGTTGCCGCACAAGAGAACACGAAAAGTTTTTCCCCGGAACTTCTCTTGTTTTAGGGAAATTGCTTGACCGCGCATCGGGAGTGCTTATATTGCAGTCGCCTTGGCTGGCCCGAAAGCAGGTCAAGAATGCCGCTTCGGCGCCGAATGGATTGGCCAATGCTGCGACGACGGAATCTGTCGTGACGTTCGTCATGGCACGCGCGCGGACGGCAAGTGTTTGCGTGCTCGACGCGCCGCTTCAGGGCTTGCGGGTTATTCGGCGAGCGTGCGCGCGAACGGACGACTCCCGTGCGGCGCTATTTCCGTTGAATTGACGAGGCGGCGAGGTACGAGCTCGGTCCTGCTCACACCGCCCGGGGGAGTACCTCGGTCCGGGCAGGCACAATCCGGCCCGTGGAGATTTCCATGCAACGCGTTTTTGTGTCAGTTCTGATTTGCGGCAGCATGATTGCTTCGGCGTCCCTGGTACACGCCGACAACGTGCAAGACTGGAATGTCACGCTGAACAACGCGGCGCGGAAGGTCGTGTCCAAGCACAATCCTGGCGTGCCGACGCGCGCCATGGCGATGATGAACGGTTCGATTTACGACGTCTATCAGGCCATTCATCGCACGCACCAGCCCTTCAAAGTCGATACCCATGCGCCGCACGCCTCCGTGGATGCGGCCGTCGCTCAAGCCGCCTATCGAGTGATCAGCGAAATTTATACCGAAGAACAGATGACGCTCGACCACGTGCTGGCGACGCGCTTGGCGGTCATTCCCAAGAGCGCGGCGAAGACAGCCGGCATCAGCCTCGGCAATCAAATTGCCCAGCAATACATCAACGCTCATCAAAACGACGGCTGGAACCTGCCCGATCAATACACGCCGTCGGACGCGCCCGGACACTGGAGTTCGGATCCCCTGCACCCCGGGCAAAAAGGCTGGGGTTCCGACTGGGGATCGGTGCATCCCTGGGCGATGCCGAACCCCGACCATTTCGATGCGGTGCTCAACCTGCCGGACATCACGAGTCAACGCTACACCGACGCGTACTACGAGGTGAAGGCTTATGGTTCGCGGGTCAGCGACACCCGCACGGCCGACCAGACCGCGATCGGCCTGTTCTGGGCCTATGATCGCCCGGGCACCGGTGCGCCGCCGGTGCTGTTCAGTGAGAACATGATCGAAATCGGCAATCAAATCGGCAATTCGCCAGAACAGAACGCTCGCATGTTTGCGATGGCGTCCGTGGCCCTGGCCGACGCCATCATCGCAACCTGGGACGTCAAATACGAAGCCGACCTTTGGCGGCCCATCACCGGGATTCGCCGCGCGGCGGAAGACGACAACCCCGACACGATCGAAGATCTCGAATGGGCGCCGTTGGGTTCGCCCGGGGCAGATCCGAACGGCGCAGCCGATGACTTTACGCCGCCATTTCCCGCTTACACGTCGGGGCATGCGACGATGGGCGGCGCCATTTACCGAGCGCTGGAATTGTTCTACGGCACGAACGACTTCAGCGTGGCCGACGCGATGATTGGCGTCGATGCGGTGACCGACGAATATGCGCTGTTCTCGATCGAGCCGGGCGGCGGCGGAACACGCGAGTACGTTCGCTTCACGCAAGACGGCGCCCTTGGTCCCGGACTGGAGAATTCTCCAGAAGGCGAAAACACCATGAGTCGCATTTATCTCGGCGTCCATTGGCGGATGGATCAGGAAGACGGACAAGCGTTGGGTCGCGCCGTTTCAGACTATGTGGCGAGTCGCTATTTCCAACCGGTGCCGGAACCAAGCACCTGGGCGCTGCTGTTGTCCGGTGGAACGCTCTTGGCGGCGTCGCGTCGCAAGTGGCGGGGCAAGTCATAAGCCCGGCAGGATTGAGTTGTGCGCCAGCCGGTAACCACTGAGTACTGGAAACTGTACCACGTCGACAATTTTCACCCTCAGTCGGAGCTATGCGAGCTTTCGACGGAGGACGGAGTGTCGTTGGTGGACTATGTTCGTCAGGCGGTGCGCAGCCAGTTACGCGATGAGCTCGTGGTCACGCCTTGTTCGCTGACGCCGGCCGCGCCGATTCATGTGTCGTTTCGCGAGGACGGAAAGTATCTCTGCGAGGGGCTTGGGCAAGGCGCAACCATTGGCGAGAGCCTCTGGCAAGGCGTGGCAAACGCCCTTCGACTTTGGCAGGGCTGCCATGCCGGGCTCAACGAGTTGGAACTTGAACCTGGCGTCCAACTGGTCGATTGGCTCGGCGCCTTCGAGAAACGGCCTGTCCGTGACAATCGCCGCTTGAAATTACCGGAAAGCGATCGGCTTGGCATTGAGCTCACGCTGTTCCACGGCGCCGAAGAACTTACGGATCGCTCCCATTCGGCGATTAGCCAGGCGATTTCGCTCGGCGTGCATGGACTTGCCCTGGAGTGCGCTGGGCGTTGCGCTTGGTTTTCGTCCAGCAAGCCGATCATTCACAATTACTCCGCGACGAAGACCTGTGAGCGCCTCGCCGAATCGATCGGACTTTCGAGCGACGGATATCGACGTGCCGACGCGCGGCTGTGGCGGCTGGAAACGATCCATCTCGTGCAGCCGTCTCGCGCGACGCCGCCCCGACGGCTCTTCCGTTGTGATCGCACGATTCCACGCGAGCAGACCGATTTCGGCTCCGTTCAACAACTGCTGGACGGCGCTGGCAAGTGGTTGCTGCGGCACGTCCGCGGCGACGGTAGCTTGGAATACAAGTATCTTCCGTCGCGGGGCGAATACAGTTCGGCGAACAACGACCTGCGACAATGGATGGCGACGCATTGCCTCGCGGAACTCCATCGCGACGCTCCGGACCAACGGCATCAGGAGGCGTATCAAAGAAATCTGGCGTATAACCTCGCAAAGTATTACCGCAATACCGGCGCCTTCGCATACATCATCGATCAAGACAAAGCGAAACTGGGGGCCGCGGCCTGCGCTCTAATGGCGCTCTTGGCCGGAGACAACGGCGAAAAGTATGCGAGCGAAGCCGCATCGCTCAAGCACGGCTTGCTGAGCCAAAGCGAGCCAGACGGGAGCTTTCGCACGTTTTTCGTGCCGTCGGACCGCAACGACCAACAGAGCTTTTATAGCGGCGAAGCGATGCTCGCCTTGGCGATGTGGCTGGAGCGCCGGCCTGATCCCGCGCTCCAGGAACGTCTGCGGCACGCGCGCGAGTATTACCTGCCGTATTACCGCGCAACAGGACGTTATGCTCCGTTCATTCCTTGGCACACGATGGCCTACTGGCGACTGGCCAAGCTCACGGGTGACGACGACTACACGAAAGCGATCTTCGAACTGAACGACTGGCTCGTGTGCCTGCAAAACGTCGATCCAGCGAGTCCGCTCGACCAACAAGGCGATTTCTTCGTCAGCCGTTTCGCCTACAACGGCCCGTCGCATGCTTCGTCGACGGCAGTTTATTTGGAAGGGCTAGCCTACGCCTATGCGGCTGCGCGCGCGGCCGGCGACGAGACCCGCGCCGCCGCCTACTGCTCCTCTCTGAGATGGGGCTGGCGCTACTTGATTCAATTGCAGTTTCGCGAAGAGAACGCCTTCTACCTGCGCCATCGCCAACGCGTGCTCGGCGGTTTGCGAACGACACTCGCGGACAATCAGGTGCGCTGCGACAACGTGCAGCACGCGGCTATGGCGGCCATGGCGCTGTTGACGCAGGTGCCGAAAGCGGCATTCTCTACCGCTGGCGATGAGGTGCGTGGCTATCGGGACCGGATGCTGGAGCGATTCACAGCGCGACCAACCGCGAGGAAATCCACGAGCGGCGCAGGAAGAATCTCCCGTATGCTGCTGGCCGGCGACGCGCAACTCGGACGATTTACCGAGCGCTGGGCGGAGCGGCTGGGCACGGCACATGCGCTGGCTGCAATTCGACCAGTGCTCGATGAAGCGGACGGATTGATCTGCAATTTGGAATGCGTCGTCGCCGAGAGCGGCTCGCCCGTGGCCAAGCAAGGCGATCGCGTCTGGCACCTCCGGGCGTCGCCGACGATGCTCGACGTCTTTCCATCCGATCGCGTGACCTGCGTTTCGGTCGCCAACAATCATGCGATGGACTACGGGCCCGACGCGTTGATGGAAATGCTGACGCGTCACCTGCCGGGTCGCGGCGTCTTTTATGCCGGAGCGGGAGAGACGGCGATGTCGGCGCAGCGTCCGGCGAAGTTTCAGTTGGGAGCGCATAGCGCTTCATTGCATGCCGTCACGACGATTGAACCCGAATTTCGCGCTACCGAAACCCTGCCGGGCTATTGCTTTGTGTCAGAAAAGTTGAGCGATTTCCAGCGACACCTGGACAAGCTCATCGCGACAGACGATTCGTCATCGACGATTCGGCTACTGGCAATCCACTGGGGCCGCAATCATGAGTCGCGAGTTCCTCCTGAACATGTCGCCATGGCGCACGCGGCGATTGACGCGGGTTTTCACGCCGTGATCGGCCACCATGCGCACGTCAATCGGGCAATTGAAATGTACCGCGATTGCCCGATCTTTTATGACCTGGGCAATTTCCTCTGCGATTTCAAATTCCTCAGTTGGGACGACCGTTCGGTGATGGCGATGCTTTCGTTCGACGAACGAGGCGTGGCCGGAATCGAGCTCATTCCGATCCTGCTTCACGACAAAGCCGTGGCGCCGGCCGTAGGCGATACTGCTGTGGCCATTCTCAAGCGACTCGCCGCGCTCAGTAGCTCGTTCGGTACGCGACTCGAAATCCACAATGGCCGAGCGCACATCATTTGCCGAACTGTTCGTGAGCATTTGCCATAGTTCTTATGCAAACTGGATCGCAAAAGGAAATCTGAGAAAATGCTTGTCCGCGCTTGACAGCACTGTTAGATTGCGGCCGTTTCACCGCTGCTTATC from Planctomycetia bacterium encodes the following:
- a CDS encoding CapA family protein — translated: MSLVDYVRQAVRSQLRDELVVTPCSLTPAAPIHVSFREDGKYLCEGLGQGATIGESLWQGVANALRLWQGCHAGLNELELEPGVQLVDWLGAFEKRPVRDNRRLKLPESDRLGIELTLFHGAEELTDRSHSAISQAISLGVHGLALECAGRCAWFSSSKPIIHNYSATKTCERLAESIGLSSDGYRRADARLWRLETIHLVQPSRATPPRRLFRCDRTIPREQTDFGSVQQLLDGAGKWLLRHVRGDGSLEYKYLPSRGEYSSANNDLRQWMATHCLAELHRDAPDQRHQEAYQRNLAYNLAKYYRNTGAFAYIIDQDKAKLGAAACALMALLAGDNGEKYASEAASLKHGLLSQSEPDGSFRTFFVPSDRNDQQSFYSGEAMLALAMWLERRPDPALQERLRHAREYYLPYYRATGRYAPFIPWHTMAYWRLAKLTGDDDYTKAIFELNDWLVCLQNVDPASPLDQQGDFFVSRFAYNGPSHASSTAVYLEGLAYAYAAARAAGDETRAAAYCSSLRWGWRYLIQLQFREENAFYLRHRQRVLGGLRTTLADNQVRCDNVQHAAMAAMALLTQVPKAAFSTAGDEVRGYRDRMLERFTARPTARKSTSGAGRISRMLLAGDAQLGRFTERWAERLGTAHALAAIRPVLDEADGLICNLECVVAESGSPVAKQGDRVWHLRASPTMLDVFPSDRVTCVSVANNHAMDYGPDALMEMLTRHLPGRGVFYAGAGETAMSAQRPAKFQLGAHSASLHAVTTIEPEFRATETLPGYCFVSEKLSDFQRHLDKLIATDDSSSTIRLLAIHWGRNHESRVPPEHVAMAHAAIDAGFHAVIGHHAHVNRAIEMYRDCPIFYDLGNFLCDFKFLSWDDRSVMAMLSFDERGVAGIELIPILLHDKAVAPAVGDTAVAILKRLAALSSSFGTRLEIHNGRAHIICRTVREHLP
- a CDS encoding PEP-CTERM sorting domain-containing protein (PEP-CTERM proteins occur, often in large numbers, in the proteomes of bacteria that also encode an exosortase, a predicted intramembrane cysteine proteinase. The presence of a PEP-CTERM domain at a protein's C-terminus predicts cleavage within the sorting domain, followed by covalent anchoring to some some component of the (usually Gram-negative) cell surface. Many PEP-CTERM proteins exhibit an unusual sequence composition that includes large numbers of potential glycosylation sites. Expression of one such protein has been shown restore the ability of a bacterium to form floc, a type of biofilm.), translated to MQRVFVSVLICGSMIASASLVHADNVQDWNVTLNNAARKVVSKHNPGVPTRAMAMMNGSIYDVYQAIHRTHQPFKVDTHAPHASVDAAVAQAAYRVISEIYTEEQMTLDHVLATRLAVIPKSAAKTAGISLGNQIAQQYINAHQNDGWNLPDQYTPSDAPGHWSSDPLHPGQKGWGSDWGSVHPWAMPNPDHFDAVLNLPDITSQRYTDAYYEVKAYGSRVSDTRTADQTAIGLFWAYDRPGTGAPPVLFSENMIEIGNQIGNSPEQNARMFAMASVALADAIIATWDVKYEADLWRPITGIRRAAEDDNPDTIEDLEWAPLGSPGADPNGAADDFTPPFPAYTSGHATMGGAIYRALELFYGTNDFSVADAMIGVDAVTDEYALFSIEPGGGGTREYVRFTQDGALGPGLENSPEGENTMSRIYLGVHWRMDQEDGQALGRAVSDYVASRYFQPVPEPSTWALLLSGGTLLAASRRKWRGKS